The Leclercia sp. S52 genome has a segment encoding these proteins:
- the tpiA gene encoding triose-phosphate isomerase, whose product MRHPLVMGNWKLNGSRHMVNELVANLRKELAGVTGCAVAIAPPDMYLDMAKHAADGSHIVLGAQNVDVNLSGAFTGETSAEMLKDIGAKYIIIGHSERRTYHKESDEFIAKKFAVLKEQGLIPVLCIGETEAENEAGKTEEVCARQIDAVLTTQGASAFEGAVIAYEPVWAIGTGKSATPAQAQAVHKFIRDHIAKADAKVAEQVIIQYGGSVNAANAAELFTQPDIDGALVGGASLKADAFAVIVKAAEAAKQA is encoded by the coding sequence ATGCGACATCCTTTAGTGATGGGTAACTGGAAACTGAACGGCAGCCGCCACATGGTAAACGAGCTGGTAGCTAACCTGCGTAAAGAGCTGGCTGGCGTAACGGGCTGTGCTGTTGCGATCGCTCCGCCGGACATGTACCTGGATATGGCTAAACACGCCGCTGACGGCAGCCACATCGTTCTGGGTGCACAAAACGTTGACGTTAACCTGTCTGGCGCATTCACCGGCGAAACCTCCGCTGAAATGCTGAAAGATATCGGCGCGAAATACATCATCATCGGCCACTCTGAGCGTCGTACCTACCACAAAGAGTCCGACGAGTTCATCGCTAAGAAATTCGCGGTACTGAAAGAGCAGGGTCTGATCCCGGTTCTGTGCATCGGTGAAACTGAAGCCGAAAACGAAGCGGGCAAAACTGAAGAAGTGTGTGCACGTCAGATCGACGCAGTGCTGACCACTCAGGGCGCGAGCGCGTTCGAAGGCGCGGTCATTGCTTACGAGCCAGTATGGGCGATCGGTACCGGCAAATCTGCCACCCCAGCGCAGGCTCAGGCGGTTCACAAATTCATCCGTGACCACATTGCTAAAGCAGACGCGAAAGTCGCTGAGCAAGTGATCATCCAGTACGGCGGTTCCGTTAACGCAGCGAACGCCGCTGAGCTGTTCACCCAGCCAGACATCGACGGCGCGCTGGTTGGCGGCGCATCCCTGAAAGCAGACGCTTTCGCGGTGATCGTTAAAGCAGCAGAAGCAGCTAAACAGGCGTAA
- a CDS encoding DUF1454 family protein, giving the protein MKMWFHLIWLGLTLSCASVSLRAAETSAPATAPYVMPGAPTFDQSISLFRETFNSANPGLSLNEFRAIDSARDTPNLTRAASKINENLYASTALERGTLKIKSMQITWLPIQGPEQKAAKAKALEYMSAILRAFTPALTKSQSQQKLQKLLAAGKNKRYYAETEGAVRYVVADNGEKGLTFAVEPIKLALSESLGGSN; this is encoded by the coding sequence ATGAAGATGTGGTTTCACCTTATTTGGCTGGGTTTAACACTGTCGTGCGCGAGCGTTTCTCTGCGCGCTGCCGAGACATCTGCACCGGCTACTGCACCCTACGTGATGCCGGGCGCGCCGACGTTTGATCAATCCATTAGCCTGTTCCGCGAAACCTTCAACAGCGCTAACCCTGGCCTGTCGCTGAATGAGTTTCGTGCCATTGATAGTGCCCGTGATACCCCCAACCTGACCCGTGCCGCCAGCAAGATTAATGAGAATCTGTACGCCTCAACGGCGCTGGAGCGCGGAACGCTCAAAATCAAGAGTATGCAGATCACCTGGCTCCCCATTCAGGGGCCGGAGCAAAAAGCCGCCAAAGCTAAAGCGCTGGAGTATATGAGTGCGATTTTACGGGCGTTCACCCCGGCGTTAACCAAATCGCAAAGCCAGCAGAAGCTGCAAAAACTGTTGGCTGCCGGTAAAAACAAACGGTACTACGCCGAAACGGAAGGCGCGGTTCGCTATGTGGTGGCAGATAACGGCGAAAAGGGGCTGACCTTCGCTGTTGAACCGATTAAGCTGGCGTTATCTGAGAGTCTCGGCGGGTCGAATTAA